One genomic region from Dehalobacter restrictus DSM 9455 encodes:
- a CDS encoding CtsR family transcriptional regulator: MSNLADRIEEYLKKIIEQAEVGYIVLQRGYLADFFSCAPSQINYVLTTRFTAERGYLVESRRGGGGYLRIVRLGLDPEGKFQRLMSELIGDDLSQDRANNLVDRLREEELFTKREAILVKTIFSDRLLAGVTNLPSTLRARMMKEILANMCRDDVND; this comes from the coding sequence ATGAGTAATTTGGCGGACAGAATCGAGGAGTACCTCAAGAAGATTATAGAGCAGGCCGAAGTTGGGTATATTGTCCTGCAAAGAGGTTATCTTGCTGATTTCTTTTCATGTGCTCCTTCCCAGATTAACTATGTTCTTACAACGAGGTTTACTGCAGAACGCGGCTATCTTGTTGAAAGCAGAAGAGGCGGCGGCGGATATTTAAGGATTGTTAGGCTGGGACTTGATCCTGAGGGTAAATTCCAGAGACTCATGTCGGAACTCATTGGGGATGACCTTTCCCAGGATCGGGCTAACAATCTTGTGGACAGACTCAGAGAAGAAGAGCTGTTCACCAAAAGAGAAGCAATCCTGGTAAAAACGATTTTTTCCGACCGGCTTTTGGCTGGAGTGACGAATTTGCCTTCTACGCTTAGGGCCCGTATGATGAAAGAAATACTGGCGAATATGTGCCGGGACGATGTTAA